Proteins from one Flavobacteriales bacterium genomic window:
- the folP gene encoding dihydropteroate synthase, translating into MGILNITPDSFYDGGKYLQHNNIADQVKTMLADGATIIDIGGYSSRPNAIDITITEETERVVPIIELLVKEFPNIVISIDTFRSDVARAAVNAGASLINDISGGNLDKKMFETVADLNVPYILMHMQGSPQTMQKNPSYNNVVKEIMSFFSSRIEALKKLGVNDIILDPGVGFGKNTVHNYIILNNLEDFKIFNLPILVGVSRKSLINKVLDTAPENALNGTTVVNTFSLLNSANILRVHDVNEAMESIKIMDFSNKVKKHI; encoded by the coding sequence TTTTATGATGGTGGTAAGTATTTGCAACATAACAACATTGCCGATCAGGTTAAAACTATGTTAGCGGATGGAGCCACAATTATCGATATAGGAGGATACTCATCTCGACCAAACGCGATTGATATTACTATTACAGAAGAAACAGAACGCGTTGTACCTATTATTGAATTATTAGTAAAAGAGTTTCCAAACATTGTTATCTCAATAGACACTTTCAGAAGTGACGTTGCAAGAGCTGCCGTTAATGCAGGAGCTTCTTTAATAAATGATATATCTGGAGGAAATCTTGACAAGAAAATGTTTGAGACTGTAGCTGATCTTAATGTGCCATACATCCTCATGCATATGCAAGGGTCGCCACAAACAATGCAAAAGAACCCGAGCTACAACAATGTTGTAAAGGAAATAATGAGCTTCTTTTCTTCTAGAATTGAAGCTCTAAAAAAACTAGGTGTTAATGATATAATCCTAGATCCAGGTGTAGGATTCGGCAAAAACACAGTGCACAATTATATTATTTTAAACAACCTTGAAGATTTTAAAATTTTCAATCTACCTATACTTGTAGGTGTATCGCGAAAGTCGCTTATTAACAAAGTTTTAGATACCGCTCCAGAAAATGCTTTGAACGGCACTACTGTAGTAAATACATTTTCTTTGTTAAATTCGGCAAATATTCTACGCGTTCATGATGTTAATGAAGCTATGGAAAGTATTAAAATCATGGATTTTTCAAATAAAGTTAAAAAGCACATTTAG
- a CDS encoding diadenylate cyclase, with amino-acid sequence MNFIDLGLLDIIDIFLVAILVYQLYRLLKGTAAINIFIGILSFFLLFKIVETLNMKMLRDILGTFMGVGVLVLVIVFQPELRRFLLLIGTTEIFKKGYLKNKLFFWKEEDERAILDVSSLCKAMQSMALTKTGALIIISGETDLKLYSSAIDLIDAKLTSGMIESIFYKNSPLHDGAVIVEDNRLIAARAVLPTSKKEDLPAELGMRHRAALGITEISDAIALIVSEQTGNISYTKKGTLVQNVTIEEMQTYLKKHFN; translated from the coding sequence ATGAACTTTATCGATCTCGGACTTCTCGACATCATAGATATCTTTCTAGTTGCCATATTGGTTTACCAATTATACCGGCTGCTTAAGGGCACTGCAGCAATCAATATTTTTATTGGAATATTGTCTTTTTTCCTGCTTTTTAAAATAGTTGAAACACTTAACATGAAGATGCTCAGAGACATACTTGGCACTTTTATGGGTGTTGGAGTTTTAGTACTTGTTATCGTTTTTCAACCAGAGCTAAGACGATTTCTTTTACTAATTGGCACAACAGAAATTTTCAAGAAGGGCTATTTGAAAAACAAATTATTCTTTTGGAAAGAGGAAGACGAAAGGGCTATTTTAGATGTTTCCTCTCTATGCAAAGCAATGCAGAGTATGGCTTTAACAAAAACCGGTGCGTTAATTATTATCTCGGGAGAAACAGACCTCAAACTGTACAGCAGTGCTATTGATCTTATTGACGCAAAACTTACTTCAGGAATGATTGAATCTATCTTTTACAAAAACAGTCCGTTGCATGATGGAGCTGTAATTGTTGAGGATAACCGATTAATAGCTGCACGAGCCGTTCTACCTACCTCTAAAAAAGAAGATTTGCCAGCAGAGCTTGGAATGAGGCACAGAGCAGCCCTTGGTATTACAGAAATTTCTGATGCAATTGCTTTAATTGTTTCCGAACAGACAGGAAATATTTCTTATACAAAAAAAGGTACACTTGTTCAGAATGTCACCATTGAAGAAATGCAAACCTACCTCAAGAAGCATTTCAATTAA
- a CDS encoding tetratricopeptide repeat protein, with amino-acid sequence MKQLQIAGIPIIISFMAIMLIIGCGTDADKELTEEEFVIMISATEDSLYSKKGMNMDVEKATELLDMYSDFSESFIKSDEVPEMLFKGGELAMGLKKSERSLSFFKRLFKAYPNYEKAPYALFLQGFINENYLGKLGKAEELYRQFMSEYPSHELYKDAKFSIENMGMSPEELLKSFEKQTEAS; translated from the coding sequence ATGAAACAATTGCAAATAGCGGGAATTCCAATTATTATAAGCTTTATGGCTATTATGTTAATAATTGGTTGCGGAACTGATGCCGATAAAGAATTAACAGAAGAAGAATTTGTTATCATGATTTCTGCTACTGAAGATAGTTTGTATAGTAAGAAAGGGATGAATATGGATGTTGAAAAGGCGACTGAACTACTAGATATGTACAGTGACTTTTCTGAGAGTTTTATTAAAAGTGATGAAGTGCCAGAAATGCTATTTAAAGGTGGTGAACTTGCAATGGGGTTGAAAAAATCTGAAAGGTCATTATCTTTCTTTAAGAGATTATTTAAAGCTTATCCAAATTATGAAAAAGCTCCCTACGCTTTATTTCTTCAAGGGTTTATAAATGAGAATTACTTAGGTAAATTAGGAAAAGCAGAAGAATTGTATCGTCAGTTTATGTCGGAGTATCCGTCACACGAGCTGTATAAAGACGCGAAGTTTTCTATAGAAAATATGGGAATGTCTCCGGAAGAATTATTAAAGTCTTTTGAGAAACAAACAGAAGCTTCTTAA
- a CDS encoding peptide deformylase, whose product MILPIRAYGDPVLKKKCQNIDKDYNDLSRLIVNMFETMYKAEGVGLAAPQIGLPIRMFIVDGSAYEADEAWLSDFKGVFINPEMLVEEGEVKDFNEGCLSIPTIREDVSRKSVIRIKYFDENFKIHEEEFSGIAARIIQHEYDHVEGILFTDHLNALKRRLIKRKLTSVSQGLVDVKYKMKFPIKR is encoded by the coding sequence GTGATACTACCAATTAGAGCGTACGGAGATCCGGTACTAAAGAAAAAATGTCAGAATATAGACAAGGATTACAATGATCTATCACGCTTGATAGTCAATATGTTTGAAACAATGTACAAGGCAGAGGGAGTTGGGTTGGCTGCTCCTCAAATAGGGTTGCCGATAAGAATGTTTATTGTTGATGGTAGTGCCTATGAGGCGGATGAAGCTTGGCTCTCTGATTTTAAAGGTGTATTTATTAATCCGGAAATGCTTGTTGAAGAAGGGGAGGTTAAGGATTTTAATGAGGGATGCTTAAGTATACCGACTATTCGTGAAGATGTGTCGCGTAAGTCAGTGATTAGGATAAAATATTTTGATGAAAACTTTAAAATTCATGAAGAAGAATTTAGTGGGATAGCTGCAAGGATAATACAGCATGAGTATGATCATGTAGAAGGTATATTGTTTACAGATCATTTGAACGCTTTGAAACGGAGATTGATAAAAAGAAAATTGACTTCAGTTTCTCAGGGATTAGTTGACGTTAAGTATAAAATGAAATTTCCCATAAAAAGATAG
- the ruvX gene encoding Holliday junction resolvase RuvX has protein sequence MGRILAIDYGSKRVGVAVTDKDKIIATRLDTLHSKDILAFLESYVEKESVECIVVGEPKTLNNEDSESAKFIDPFVVHLKRKFPNITIERMDERFTSKIAVRAIVDAGVKKKQRREKELVDGVSATLILQSYMEHKGI, from the coding sequence TTGGGGAGAATTTTAGCCATAGATTATGGGAGTAAGAGAGTTGGTGTAGCGGTTACAGATAAAGATAAAATCATTGCTACACGCCTTGATACTCTACATTCTAAAGATATTTTAGCTTTCCTTGAAAGCTATGTAGAAAAGGAGTCGGTGGAGTGTATTGTTGTTGGGGAGCCCAAGACTTTAAATAACGAAGATTCTGAATCAGCAAAATTTATTGATCCTTTTGTAGTTCATTTGAAAAGAAAGTTTCCGAATATCACAATAGAAAGGATGGATGAGAGGTTTACTTCAAAGATTGCGGTAAGAGCAATAGTGGACGCAGGCGTAAAGAAAAAACAGAGAAGAGAAAAAGAATTAGTTGATGGTGTGAGTGCAACATTAATTTTGCAATCATACATGGAACATAAAGGGATTTAA